Proteins encoded together in one Terriglobia bacterium window:
- a CDS encoding AMP-binding protein, which translates to MSIPVDPFDGFRDICVGQLLTRLAALLPRHEALIGPDLNRRWTFAELEAWVNRLARGLIAFNVQKGDRVALWSTNLPEWIALQFALAKIGAILVTVNTQLRPNELEFLLSQSESSMLIASLGLKDLDYIQTIYSLLPSLANTGRTDPNHPKLASLRRIIHLGTERYPGIVPLAELEQSGLRVPREAVRAREDSLHVDEVINMQYTSGTTGFPKGVMLSHRNILNNGYWLGKGLAYSPADRLCLSVPLFHCFGCVIGVLGAFTHGVALVLVEHFDPVKVLDAIERERCTAVYGVPTMFLAMLGHPDFKKFNCRFLRTGMMAGAPCPEPLMRRVIDEMHIPEMTIAYGMTESSPGITQTRRDDDLAHRCGTVGNILPEVEVKVIDPLTRLDLGPNRPGELCCRGYVVMKGYYNNPKETATAIDREGWLHTGDQASLDQDGYVRVTGRLKDIIIRGGENIAPREIEEFLLTHPKVLDVAVYGIPNEKWGEEVAAAIRLKPEVECTCVEIQSYCRERIASFKIPTTLRFVESFPTTASGKIQKFKLKEMFAR; encoded by the coding sequence ATGTCCATTCCCGTCGATCCCTTTGACGGCTTCCGGGACATCTGCGTCGGCCAATTGCTCACTCGCCTGGCCGCGCTTCTCCCCCGTCACGAGGCGCTGATCGGTCCGGATTTGAACCGTCGGTGGACGTTCGCCGAGTTGGAAGCATGGGTTAATCGCCTCGCCCGAGGGTTGATCGCCTTTAACGTCCAGAAGGGAGACCGGGTAGCCCTCTGGTCGACAAACCTGCCGGAGTGGATTGCACTCCAGTTTGCCCTGGCTAAGATCGGGGCTATCCTCGTTACAGTCAACACCCAACTGCGTCCGAATGAACTGGAATTCCTGCTCTCGCAGTCCGAGTCCTCGATGTTGATCGCCTCGCTTGGTCTTAAAGATCTTGATTACATCCAAACCATCTACTCGCTTCTCCCCTCGCTCGCCAACACGGGCAGGACTGATCCCAACCATCCCAAGCTGGCCTCACTTCGAAGGATCATCCACCTCGGAACGGAGAGATATCCGGGAATTGTCCCTCTCGCAGAGCTCGAGCAGTCGGGATTAAGGGTCCCTCGGGAGGCGGTCCGTGCCCGGGAGGACTCGCTCCATGTCGACGAAGTCATCAACATGCAGTACACCTCCGGGACGACCGGGTTCCCGAAGGGAGTAATGCTGTCGCATCGGAATATCTTGAACAACGGCTATTGGCTGGGAAAGGGGCTGGCCTACTCGCCGGCGGACCGCCTGTGCCTTTCGGTTCCCCTGTTCCATTGTTTCGGATGTGTGATCGGGGTTCTGGGAGCGTTCACGCACGGCGTCGCACTCGTCCTGGTGGAGCATTTCGATCCCGTGAAGGTTCTCGATGCAATTGAACGGGAGCGCTGCACGGCTGTCTATGGGGTCCCCACCATGTTCCTGGCGATGCTCGGGCACCCGGACTTTAAAAAATTCAATTGCCGCTTCTTGCGTACCGGAATGATGGCAGGCGCCCCCTGTCCGGAGCCGCTCATGCGCCGGGTGATTGATGAAATGCATATCCCCGAAATGACTATCGCCTATGGCATGACCGAATCGTCGCCCGGGATTACTCAAACCCGGCGGGATGATGACCTCGCTCATCGCTGCGGTACGGTGGGCAATATTCTCCCCGAGGTCGAAGTAAAGGTCATTGACCCCCTGACCCGCCTCGATCTTGGCCCGAACAGGCCGGGTGAACTCTGTTGTCGCGGGTACGTCGTGATGAAAGGTTATTACAATAATCCCAAAGAGACCGCGACAGCCATCGATCGGGAGGGCTGGCTCCACACGGGGGACCAAGCGAGCCTTGATCAGGACGGCTACGTGCGCGTGACGGGACGATTGAAGGACATCATCATTCGAGGCGGCGAAAACATAGCCCCCCGGGAGATCGAGGAATTTCTCCTGACCCATCCGAAGGTTCTTGATGTGGCCGTCTATGGCATTCCGAATGAAAAGTGGGGGGAGGAAGTGGCGGCCGCCATCCGGTTGAAGCCGGAGGTGGAATGCACGTGCGTGGAAATTCAGTCCTATTGCAGAGAGCGAATCGCCTCTTTCAAGATTCCCACTACGCTGCGCTTCGTGGAGAGCTTCCCGACGACGGCTTCCGGCAAGATCCAGAAATTCAAACTGAAGGAGATGTTCGCCCGGTAG
- the sdhB gene encoding succinate dehydrogenase iron-sulfur subunit: MPDAIRLKIKRQKDPGSRPYWEGFSIPYRPNMNIISVLLEIQERPVTAEGTRTTPVTWDCNCLEEVCGACSMLINGRARQACSALVDQLSQPITLEPFSKFPCIRDLQVDRSSMFRNLIRAKAWIPIDGTYPLGEGPRLLPKVQEESYPYSRCMTCGCCLEVCPQFMPIRTEEDKKKNFVGAQIYGQVRLFNAHPTGQAIAHERIETMLEEGGLADCGNAQNCVKACPKDIPLTDAIAELNREAVKQGILGWFHK, translated from the coding sequence ATGCCTGACGCCATAAGATTGAAAATCAAACGCCAGAAAGATCCCGGTTCCAGGCCGTACTGGGAAGGATTTTCGATCCCCTATCGGCCCAACATGAACATCATTTCGGTGTTGCTGGAAATTCAGGAACGACCCGTGACTGCTGAAGGCACCAGGACGACGCCGGTGACGTGGGATTGTAATTGCCTGGAGGAGGTCTGCGGGGCGTGCTCGATGCTGATCAACGGTCGGGCTCGACAGGCGTGTTCGGCCCTGGTCGACCAACTCTCTCAGCCGATCACCCTCGAACCTTTTTCAAAGTTTCCCTGTATCCGCGACCTGCAGGTGGATCGCAGTTCGATGTTCCGGAACCTGATTCGCGCCAAGGCGTGGATTCCCATTGACGGGACGTATCCGCTCGGCGAAGGCCCCCGGCTCCTGCCCAAGGTGCAGGAGGAGAGCTATCCGTATTCACGATGCATGACCTGTGGATGCTGCCTGGAGGTGTGTCCGCAGTTCATGCCGATCCGGACCGAGGAAGACAAGAAAAAGAATTTCGTCGGCGCCCAGATTTACGGGCAGGTCCGCCTCTTCAATGCTCATCCCACCGGTCAGGCCATTGCCCACGAGCGCATCGAGACCATGCTCGAGGAAGGCGGTCTGGCCGACTGCGGGAACGCCCAAAATTGCGTCAAGGCCTGTCCCAAGGACATCCCGCTCACCGACGCCATCGCCGAGTTGAATCGCGAGGCCGTGAAACAGGGGATCCTCGGCTGGTTCCATAAATGA
- a CDS encoding inositol-3-phosphate synthase, with protein sequence MIPGLGAVATTFIAGVESIRKGLARPIGSLTQMGTIRLGKRTDNRVPAIRDFVPLADLNDLVFAGWDIFPDNGYEIACKAGVLDRELLNSIRDELELLHPMKAVFSRRYVKKLDGPNVKRGRNKWELAQQVKEDIRRFQKETGVDRTVMVWCGSTEVFLKPSDVHSSLAKFEKGLKANDPKIPSSMVYAYAALSLGIPFANGAPNLTIDIEAMRQLARKNNVPVCGKDFKTGQTLMKTILAPGFKARMLGMHGWFSTNILGNRDGEVLDDPESFKTKEESKLGVLEHILQPEVYPELYGKIHHKVRINYYPPRGDNKEGWDNIDIFGWLGYPMQIKVDFLCRDSILAAPIVLDLVLFLDLARRAGMRGIQEWLSFYFKSPMCAPQLYPEHDLFIQLMKLKNTLRYMRGEEMITHLGLEYYD encoded by the coding sequence CTGATTCCCGGCCTGGGGGCCGTGGCCACCACATTTATCGCGGGGGTTGAGTCCATACGCAAAGGGCTCGCCCGTCCCATCGGCTCGTTGACGCAGATGGGCACTATTCGTCTGGGGAAACGCACCGATAACCGCGTTCCCGCGATCCGGGACTTCGTGCCCCTGGCTGACCTCAACGACCTTGTGTTTGCCGGATGGGACATCTTTCCCGATAACGGGTACGAAATCGCCTGCAAAGCAGGGGTCCTGGACCGGGAGTTGCTGAATTCGATTCGAGATGAATTGGAGCTGCTTCACCCCATGAAAGCCGTCTTCAGCCGCAGGTATGTCAAGAAGCTGGATGGCCCCAACGTGAAGCGAGGCAGGAATAAGTGGGAATTGGCCCAGCAGGTCAAGGAGGATATCCGCCGGTTTCAAAAGGAAACCGGGGTGGACCGCACCGTGATGGTGTGGTGCGGCTCCACGGAAGTGTTCCTGAAGCCGAGCGACGTCCATTCCTCACTGGCAAAGTTTGAAAAGGGGTTGAAGGCCAATGATCCCAAAATTCCTTCATCCATGGTCTATGCCTACGCCGCCCTCTCCCTCGGCATTCCCTTTGCCAATGGCGCGCCCAACCTGACCATCGACATCGAAGCGATGCGCCAACTGGCACGGAAAAACAACGTCCCGGTGTGTGGGAAGGATTTCAAGACCGGACAGACGCTGATGAAAACGATCCTCGCCCCGGGCTTCAAGGCGCGCATGCTGGGGATGCATGGATGGTTCTCGACCAACATCCTGGGAAATCGTGATGGTGAAGTGTTGGATGACCCGGAGTCGTTCAAAACCAAGGAGGAGTCCAAGCTGGGCGTGCTCGAACACATCCTCCAGCCCGAGGTTTATCCCGAGTTATACGGAAAGATTCACCACAAGGTGCGCATCAATTACTATCCGCCCCGGGGCGACAATAAAGAAGGCTGGGACAACATCGACATTTTCGGCTGGCTTGGCTACCCGATGCAGATCAAAGTGGACTTCCTGTGCCGCGATTCCATTCTGGCCGCGCCCATCGTTCTCGATCTGGTGCTTTTCCTCGACCTCGCCCGTCGCGCCGGGATGCGCGGCATCCAGGAATGGCTGAGCTTTTATTTCAAATCACCGATGTGCGCGCCGCAACTTTACCCCGAACATGACCTGTTCATTCAGCTTATGAAGCTGAAGAACACCCTTCGCTACATGCGCGGCGAGGAGATGATTACTCACCTGGGTTTGGAATATTACGATTAG
- a CDS encoding membrane dipeptidase gives MNRPRLASNGKLLVLFSLITLMGILLSLNLSGQQKPASSQPISAEAKKIHDSAIVIDTHSDTSSETVNGFDIATKDSKNMEDIGKLRAGGMGAQFFAAYVGEKYVKTHESAHRALEMIDTIRFDIVARHPETFALATTADDIERIHKQGKIAALIGIEGGHAIEDSLRLLRDYYALGVRYMTLTHVNTNNWADSSGDIDKPDVTHHNGLTDFGREVIHEMNRLGMMVDISHVSDKTFYDVLATTRAPVIASHSSCRAIANIPRNMTDDMIKALAQNGGVIQINYGCEFLSQRSADEGLKRWQAMDALQEKYKNDPEKLKEEQKKLMEDYRKNVPPATLDDVVAQVDHVKKLVGIDYVGLGSDFDGVTCTPVGLEDASKMPNLTQALLNKGYSAEEIRKVLGGNTLRLMRAVEQAREAGSTRAEVFTPGRDGVSSPQCIENCSFPPSYTEAARKRKIQGTVLLQFMVRVDGTTDQIEVLRPVGYGLDEMPSTRSESGGSFPPPKTEEL, from the coding sequence ATGAATCGTCCTCGTCTTGCGTCAAATGGAAAGCTTTTGGTTCTTTTCAGCCTCATCACCTTGATGGGGATCCTTCTATCCCTCAATTTGAGCGGACAGCAGAAGCCCGCGTCCTCTCAACCGATCTCCGCTGAGGCCAAAAAGATTCATGATTCCGCGATCGTCATCGATACGCATTCCGACACCTCTTCGGAAACCGTCAATGGTTTCGATATCGCCACGAAGGACTCCAAGAATATGGAGGACATCGGCAAGCTTCGAGCCGGCGGGATGGGCGCCCAGTTCTTTGCGGCTTATGTGGGTGAAAAGTACGTGAAGACGCATGAGTCAGCCCATCGCGCTCTGGAGATGATCGACACCATCCGGTTCGACATCGTGGCGCGTCACCCCGAGACCTTTGCCCTCGCGACGACGGCGGATGACATCGAACGCATCCACAAGCAGGGCAAGATCGCCGCGCTCATTGGCATCGAAGGGGGCCATGCGATTGAGGACAGCCTCCGGCTGCTGCGCGACTATTATGCCCTCGGGGTGCGCTACATGACCCTCACCCATGTGAATACCAACAACTGGGCTGATTCGTCGGGCGACATCGATAAACCCGATGTCACCCACCATAACGGCCTGACCGATTTCGGCCGCGAGGTCATCCATGAGATGAACCGGCTGGGGATGATGGTCGACATCTCGCACGTCAGTGACAAGACCTTTTATGATGTCCTCGCCACGACCCGTGCCCCGGTGATCGCCTCGCATTCCTCCTGCCGGGCCATCGCCAATATTCCGCGCAACATGACTGACGACATGATCAAGGCCCTCGCTCAGAACGGAGGCGTCATCCAGATCAACTACGGCTGTGAATTCCTGTCCCAGCGAAGCGCCGACGAGGGGCTCAAGCGGTGGCAGGCGATGGATGCGCTTCAGGAGAAATACAAGAACGATCCTGAGAAGCTGAAAGAAGAACAGAAAAAGCTTATGGAGGACTACCGAAAGAATGTTCCCCCCGCCACGCTCGACGACGTGGTGGCCCAGGTCGACCATGTCAAGAAACTGGTGGGCATCGATTACGTCGGGCTCGGGAGCGACTTTGATGGCGTGACGTGCACACCGGTGGGATTGGAGGATGCTTCCAAGATGCCCAATCTGACGCAGGCTTTGCTCAACAAGGGTTACAGCGCGGAAGAAATCCGGAAGGTCCTGGGGGGCAATACACTGCGTTTGATGCGGGCGGTCGAGCAGGCGAGGGAAGCGGGGAGCACAAGAGCGGAGGTCTTCACCCCCGGCCGGGATGGCGTCTCAAGCCCCCAGTGCATTGAGAATTGCAGCTTTCCGCCAAGTTACACGGAAGCCGCCCGAAAACGGAAGATCCAGGGCACAGTCCTTCTTCAGTTCATGGTGCGTGTCGACGGGACGACGGATCAGATCGAGGTGCTCCGCCCGGTGGGTTATGGGCTTGACGAGATGCCGTCGACACGGTCAGAAAGTGGAGGTTCGTTCCCTCCTCCAAAGACGGAAGAGCTGTGA
- the sdhA gene encoding succinate dehydrogenase flavoprotein subunit, translating to MATPRFIVVGGGLAGLMATIRIAEKGFNVDLFSTVPVKRSHSVCAQGGINAAKNLKGEGDSIWQHFDDTIYGGDFLANQPIVKRMCEAAPGIIDLFDRMGVTFNRTPEGLLDFRRFGGTRFHRTAFAGATTGQQLIYALDEQVRRHEAAGLVTKYEGWEMLSGVIDNQGMGRGIVAMNMTTMETKSFPAEATIMATGGIGLIFGRKSTNSMNCTGSAVSSLYQQGMLYANGEFIQVHPTAIPGEDKLRLMSESARGEGGRLWVPRADKPGGRWYFLEEKYPKYGNLLPRDIATREIFQLCLDGYGVDGKMQVYLDVSHIPREVLERKLEGILEIYEKFIGDDPHKVPMRVFPAMHYTMGGMWVDGEKLMSNIPGIFGAGECNYQHHGANRLGANSLVSCVFDGMVCGDEALNYAKGLKNGSGSVASTVFETEVKRQNEISEALWKADGKESPYALWLEMGTLMSENCTVIRYNDRLKQNRDDLIQLQERCQNIHLDDQSRWSNQGFLFARALRNMLHLARVINLGALLRNESRGAHYKPEFPERNDAEWLKTTLARFENREPRISYEPVDTSLLPPRQRKYD from the coding sequence ATGGCAACCCCACGATTTATCGTTGTCGGCGGCGGGTTGGCCGGTCTGATGGCCACCATCCGAATCGCTGAGAAAGGGTTCAACGTCGATTTGTTCTCGACGGTCCCGGTCAAGCGGTCCCATTCGGTGTGTGCCCAGGGCGGGATTAACGCGGCCAAAAACCTCAAGGGTGAGGGAGATTCCATTTGGCAGCACTTCGACGATACCATCTACGGAGGCGACTTCCTTGCCAACCAGCCGATCGTGAAACGCATGTGTGAAGCGGCCCCCGGGATCATCGATCTGTTCGACCGGATGGGAGTGACCTTCAACCGGACGCCGGAAGGTTTGTTGGATTTCCGCCGTTTTGGCGGCACCCGGTTTCACCGCACCGCGTTCGCGGGCGCCACCACCGGTCAGCAGTTGATTTACGCGCTGGATGAGCAGGTCCGCCGTCATGAAGCCGCAGGCCTGGTCACCAAGTATGAAGGATGGGAAATGCTTTCCGGGGTGATCGACAACCAGGGGATGGGCCGCGGGATTGTCGCCATGAACATGACGACCATGGAAACCAAGTCGTTTCCGGCGGAAGCCACCATCATGGCGACGGGTGGCATTGGGCTGATCTTCGGCCGCAAATCCACGAACTCCATGAATTGCACCGGATCGGCCGTCTCCTCCCTGTATCAACAGGGAATGCTTTACGCCAACGGAGAGTTCATCCAGGTGCATCCCACCGCGATTCCCGGCGAAGACAAGTTGCGTCTGATGAGCGAGTCCGCCCGCGGTGAAGGAGGCCGTCTGTGGGTTCCGCGCGCGGACAAGCCCGGCGGCCGCTGGTATTTCCTCGAAGAAAAGTATCCGAAGTATGGGAATTTGCTCCCCCGGGACATTGCGACGCGCGAGATTTTCCAGCTTTGCCTGGATGGGTACGGCGTGGACGGGAAGATGCAAGTCTACCTGGATGTCTCCCACATCCCGCGGGAGGTGCTGGAACGGAAGCTGGAAGGCATTCTTGAAATCTACGAAAAATTCATTGGAGATGATCCGCACAAGGTCCCCATGCGGGTTTTTCCGGCCATGCACTACACCATGGGCGGCATGTGGGTGGACGGGGAAAAGTTGATGTCGAACATTCCCGGGATTTTCGGGGCCGGGGAATGCAACTACCAGCATCACGGCGCCAACCGCCTGGGGGCCAACTCTCTGGTTTCCTGCGTCTTCGACGGCATGGTGTGCGGGGACGAAGCGCTCAATTATGCCAAAGGGCTTAAGAATGGCTCGGGTTCAGTTGCCTCGACGGTTTTTGAGACCGAGGTGAAACGGCAGAACGAAATCAGCGAGGCCCTCTGGAAGGCCGACGGAAAAGAGAGTCCCTATGCGCTGTGGCTCGAGATGGGCACACTGATGTCGGAAAACTGCACGGTCATTCGATACAACGACCGGCTGAAGCAAAATCGGGACGACCTCATCCAACTCCAAGAGCGATGCCAGAACATCCACTTGGATGACCAGTCCCGATGGTCAAATCAGGGCTTCCTGTTCGCGCGCGCGCTCAGGAATATGCTGCACCTCGCCCGGGTCATCAATCTGGGGGCGCTGCTTCGCAACGAGTCCCGGGGAGCGCATTACAAGCCGGAGTTCCCCGAACGCAACGATGCTGAATGGCTCAAGACGACCCTGGCGCGATTTGAGAACCGCGAGCCGAGAATTTCGTACGAACCGGTGGATACCTCGCTCCTTCCACCCCGGCAAAGAAAGTACGATTGA
- a CDS encoding TonB family protein, whose protein sequence is MTRMMGGPDTNSPNPEYHRAKDGGVVDHINQLRELWQVVSDRDFELNYRSKYFGDSGINRGEALELLHSWEQRILARRQAHEAAPLRILWEVPSIQRLMWRHLVEFFIHPGTPSFPLPITAEPAQARNVIVRDHFPGFGVMFAVGIQVALLFISVNPLTQHAFQKLDELRKEHSITYYKLSEFLPEVFSPDTNQELPKTAVRIPKRNQTIVSNPPEPDNDLQTIIQPDAPKPLDMAEIKLPNIISVKPEVARPFEPPMPTLVPGSPNALNLPKELLVPISPALPPEADVGRRALADIKIAQSEALNPEPKLMLKPNAEVPQVETLPPTSFGNTFASVPVAKGPDAVPTVTPEIGRFTNVDMPNLVVLNVNPAPPDKDVKVPHVSKAASFGTEEGSGNGGNGGGKAGALNIPNVTVTGGGLTEPGAAVVQTPRLPPQVAANIPPKDRTAPTSTREGAKGQGNPPALVLPKPRRFSVEQSPQVPSPGSSSEARKAPHGQAEKRIYTAYLNLANLSSRSGSWVMRFSEYEDPTLSASRDPIPAGDPDAELSAPRLLHSEHPKYPSSTIYEKVEGDVILSAVIRRDGSVDTIKVVRSVDERLDDSAVEALKHWLFSPSQKNGQPVDVLAEITIPFSLKRIL, encoded by the coding sequence ATGACCCGCATGATGGGCGGTCCGGACACAAATTCCCCGAACCCGGAATATCACCGGGCTAAAGACGGCGGCGTGGTCGACCATATCAACCAACTCCGCGAGCTGTGGCAGGTCGTCTCGGACAGGGATTTTGAGCTGAATTACCGCAGCAAGTATTTTGGCGATTCCGGCATCAACCGTGGTGAGGCTCTTGAATTACTGCATTCCTGGGAGCAGAGGATCCTCGCTCGCCGCCAAGCGCATGAGGCGGCCCCCCTCCGGATTTTGTGGGAGGTCCCTTCGATCCAGCGGTTGATGTGGCGCCATCTGGTGGAATTCTTCATTCACCCCGGGACTCCTTCGTTTCCCCTTCCGATCACGGCGGAGCCGGCCCAAGCCAGGAATGTCATCGTTCGCGATCATTTTCCGGGCTTTGGAGTCATGTTCGCCGTCGGGATCCAGGTGGCCCTGCTGTTTATCTCAGTCAACCCTCTTACTCAGCACGCGTTTCAAAAACTCGATGAACTGCGTAAGGAACATTCCATTACTTATTACAAGCTCTCAGAATTTCTTCCCGAAGTCTTTTCCCCCGACACGAATCAGGAACTGCCAAAAACAGCGGTACGAATTCCAAAAAGGAATCAGACCATCGTTTCCAATCCGCCGGAGCCGGACAATGATCTCCAAACCATCATCCAGCCCGATGCCCCCAAGCCCCTGGATATGGCGGAAATCAAGCTGCCCAATATTATTTCGGTCAAGCCCGAAGTGGCTCGCCCCTTTGAACCGCCGATGCCCACTCTGGTGCCCGGATCCCCGAATGCCTTGAACCTCCCCAAAGAACTGCTCGTTCCGATTTCCCCCGCCTTGCCCCCGGAGGCCGACGTGGGCCGAAGGGCGCTCGCTGATATCAAGATCGCTCAATCGGAGGCGTTGAATCCGGAGCCGAAGTTAATGCTCAAACCGAATGCGGAAGTGCCTCAGGTGGAGACACTCCCGCCGACGAGTTTCGGAAACACGTTTGCCAGCGTTCCCGTTGCGAAAGGCCCGGACGCCGTCCCCACGGTTACTCCCGAGATCGGGCGATTCACTAATGTGGATATGCCGAACCTCGTCGTGTTGAATGTCAACCCGGCTCCCCCCGATAAGGACGTGAAAGTCCCTCACGTCTCCAAGGCGGCCTCCTTCGGCACAGAGGAAGGAAGTGGAAATGGCGGGAATGGGGGCGGGAAGGCGGGGGCCTTGAACATCCCCAACGTCACGGTGACCGGTGGAGGCCTGACGGAACCAGGCGCGGCGGTCGTCCAAACACCCAGGCTGCCACCCCAGGTGGCCGCCAATATTCCTCCGAAGGATCGCACCGCGCCTACCTCCACCCGGGAAGGCGCCAAAGGCCAGGGCAACCCTCCGGCACTTGTTCTTCCGAAGCCGCGGAGATTCAGCGTCGAGCAAAGTCCCCAGGTGCCGTCGCCCGGCAGCTCCAGTGAGGCAAGGAAAGCCCCGCACGGCCAGGCCGAAAAAAGAATCTATACGGCGTACCTGAACCTGGCCAACCTTTCGAGTCGAAGCGGAAGCTGGGTGATGCGGTTCTCGGAATATGAGGACCCGACCCTGAGTGCTTCGCGAGACCCGATCCCGGCCGGCGACCCTGATGCGGAACTCAGCGCCCCCCGCTTGCTTCACAGTGAACATCCGAAGTATCCATCCTCCACCATCTACGAAAAGGTGGAAGGGGATGTGATCTTGAGTGCTGTCATCCGTCGTGACGGCTCTGTGGACACCATCAAAGTGGTTCGCAGTGTTGACGAGCGGCTTGACGACTCCGCCGTCGAAGCGCTCAAACACTGGCTCTTCAGCCCCTCGCAAAAGAACGGCCAGCCGGTTGATGTCCTCGCAGAAATTACCATCCCATTTTCACTCAAGAGAATCCTGTAG
- the mdh gene encoding malate dehydrogenase, whose protein sequence is MRRKITVVGAGNVGATTAQRIVDNHLADVVLIDILEGVQQGKGLDMLESGPVCAYDCHSSGTNDYKDTANSDIVVITAGLARKPGMSRDDLLKTNFEIVKGVTEQVAKYSPNAILIVVSNPLDAMVQTAYKVSGFPKNRVIGMAGILDSARMSAFIALELKVSVENISCFVLGGHGDTMVPLPRYSTVSGIPITELLPKDKIDAIVKRTQGGGAEIVSLLKTGSAYYAPSAATVEMIKAIFFDKKKILPCAALLEGEYGINGLFVGVPVKLGTKGVEEIVQVKLTAEEDAALKKSAASVKELVGIIGV, encoded by the coding sequence ATGCGAAGGAAAATAACCGTTGTAGGAGCAGGCAATGTGGGCGCCACGACCGCCCAGCGGATTGTGGACAATCACCTGGCCGACGTGGTGTTGATTGATATTCTGGAGGGCGTGCAGCAGGGCAAGGGTCTGGACATGCTGGAATCGGGCCCCGTGTGTGCGTACGACTGCCATTCCTCCGGAACCAATGATTACAAGGACACGGCGAATTCCGACATCGTGGTCATCACGGCGGGACTGGCACGGAAGCCGGGCATGAGCCGCGATGACCTTCTGAAGACCAACTTCGAGATCGTCAAGGGGGTCACAGAGCAAGTGGCCAAGTACTCGCCCAACGCGATTCTGATCGTCGTCTCCAACCCCCTGGACGCCATGGTTCAGACGGCATACAAGGTTTCCGGATTCCCCAAGAACCGGGTCATCGGGATGGCGGGGATTCTGGACAGTGCGCGCATGTCAGCCTTCATTGCCCTCGAGCTCAAGGTGAGTGTTGAAAATATCTCCTGCTTTGTGCTGGGAGGGCACGGCGACACCATGGTCCCGCTGCCTCGCTATTCGACAGTCTCCGGCATTCCGATCACCGAGCTTTTGCCGAAGGACAAGATCGATGCGATCGTCAAGCGCACTCAAGGCGGAGGCGCAGAAATCGTTTCCCTGTTGAAGACGGGAAGCGCCTACTATGCGCCAAGCGCTGCCACCGTGGAGATGATTAAAGCCATCTTCTTTGACAAGAAGAAAATCCTGCCGTGCGCCGCGTTGCTGGAAGGGGAATATGGGATTAACGGCCTGTTTGTGGGAGTTCCCGTGAAGTTAGGGACCAAAGGTGTGGAGGAAATTGTTCAGGTCAAGCTGACCGCCGAAGAAGACGCCGCGCTGAAGAAAAGCGCTGCCTCCGTGAAAGAACTGGTCGGTATTATCGGAGTTTAG